The sequence TGATTACTGATTTTCTCCTGCAAGTTCCTTTTCGAGCTGTGCAACTGCTTTAGATATTCTTGACTGTCTTCTTGCAGCTTCATTTTTGTGAATTGCACCCCTTGCAGCTGCCCTCTCAATCCACTTCATTGCAGTTCTTAACTGTTCCTTTGCAAGCTCTAAGTTCTTCTCCTCAACAGCCTGAAGAACCTTTTTAGCTTCTGTTTTCATCCTTCTAACGTAGTATCTGTTCCTCTCCCTTCTCTTTATGTTCTGACGAAGCCTCTTCTTGGCAGACTTTGTATTTGGCATTCCATTCCTCCAATTCTGAGGTTAATTTGTGTTGGTGTAGTTTATAGCATTAGAACTTTAAAGGCAAGATTTCTTACACTGTTGAAGTT is a genomic window of Balnearium lithotrophicum containing:
- the rpsT gene encoding 30S ribosomal protein S20; this encodes MPNTKSAKKRLRQNIKRRERNRYYVRRMKTEAKKVLQAVEEKNLELAKEQLRTAMKWIERAAARGAIHKNEAARRQSRISKAVAQLEKELAGENQ